A window of the Radiobacillus deserti genome harbors these coding sequences:
- the uvrC gene encoding excinuclease ABC subunit UvrC — protein MSNQLKEKLAVLPAQPGCYLMKDKHQTVIYVGKSKMLKNRVRSYFTGANDQKTQRLVQEIVDFEYIVTSSEIEALILEMNLIKKYDPKYNVLLKDDKSYPYLKITAEEHPRLIVTRKVKKDKGKYFGPYPNVYAARETKKLLDRLYPLRKCNKMPDRVCLYYHMNQCLGPCVYPVTQATNKQIVQSITSFLSGGHQEIKQDLKKKMMEASEELDFERAKELRDQIQNIESVMEQQKMTLNDQVNRDIFGFAYDKGWMCVQVFFVRQGKLIERDVSIFPFFDDADETFLTFIGRFYLHQNHPKPKQVLVPLGTDLDLLKELLEVDVHTPYRGRKKELVKLAAKNAKIALEEKFSLIERDEERTIYAVEKLGEQLHIEIPHRIEAFDNSNIQGTDPVSAMVVFIDGRPAKKEYRKYKIRDVKGPDDYETMREVVRRRYTRVLKEGLPLPDLIVMDGGKGQMSAASDVLENELGLDIPLCGLAKDDKHKTSELLYGTPPVVVPLERQSQEFYLIQRIQDEVHRFAITFHRQLRGKSVIQSELDEIPGVGEKRRRLLLRHFRSLDELRKASLEDITKLGIPAPTATTILEHLQEEK, from the coding sequence ATGTCCAACCAACTTAAAGAAAAATTAGCCGTGCTTCCCGCCCAACCTGGCTGTTATTTAATGAAAGATAAACACCAAACCGTTATTTACGTTGGCAAATCGAAAATGCTGAAAAATCGCGTAAGGTCCTACTTTACCGGAGCAAACGATCAGAAAACACAGCGACTCGTCCAAGAAATCGTTGATTTTGAATATATTGTTACATCGTCTGAGATAGAAGCACTCATTTTAGAAATGAACTTAATAAAAAAATACGATCCCAAATACAACGTATTACTAAAGGATGATAAGTCCTACCCTTACTTAAAGATTACCGCGGAAGAACATCCGCGCCTTATCGTTACTCGAAAAGTGAAAAAGGATAAGGGGAAGTACTTTGGACCTTATCCAAACGTGTACGCTGCTAGAGAAACAAAAAAATTGTTAGACCGCCTGTATCCATTGCGAAAATGTAATAAAATGCCAGACAGAGTCTGTTTGTATTATCATATGAATCAGTGCTTAGGACCTTGTGTATATCCAGTAACACAAGCGACGAATAAGCAGATCGTACAAAGTATTACTTCCTTTTTAAGTGGAGGGCACCAAGAGATTAAGCAGGATTTAAAGAAAAAAATGATGGAAGCATCAGAAGAGCTAGACTTTGAAAGAGCAAAGGAACTGCGCGACCAAATTCAAAATATTGAATCGGTCATGGAACAACAAAAAATGACGTTGAATGACCAAGTGAACCGAGATATATTTGGGTTTGCTTATGATAAAGGCTGGATGTGTGTCCAAGTTTTCTTTGTAAGGCAAGGAAAGCTTATCGAACGAGATGTGTCGATTTTTCCGTTTTTTGATGATGCAGATGAAACGTTTTTAACGTTCATAGGAAGATTTTATTTACATCAAAATCATCCGAAGCCAAAACAAGTTCTCGTTCCACTTGGAACGGATTTAGACCTTTTAAAAGAACTGTTAGAGGTCGATGTGCATACCCCTTATAGAGGAAGGAAGAAAGAACTTGTAAAGCTTGCTGCCAAGAACGCTAAAATTGCACTAGAAGAAAAGTTTAGCTTAATCGAACGAGATGAAGAACGAACGATTTATGCTGTTGAAAAGCTAGGTGAACAGCTCCACATAGAAATACCACACCGAATTGAAGCGTTTGATAACTCGAACATTCAAGGAACTGATCCGGTTTCGGCAATGGTCGTATTTATCGATGGACGTCCTGCAAAGAAGGAATATCGAAAATACAAAATTCGCGATGTAAAGGGACCAGATGATTACGAAACGATGCGAGAAGTGGTTCGAAGAAGATACACACGAGTCTTAAAAGAAGGTCTGCCTTTACCTGATCTTATCGTAATGGACGGTGGGAAAGGCCAAATGAGTGCGGCATCAGATGTGTTAGAAAACGAACTTGGATTGGACATTCCGTTATGTGGACTAGCAAAAGATGATAAGCATAAGACGAGTGAGTTATTATACGGTACACCACCTGTTGTAGTCCCGCTGGAACGTCAATCTCAAGAATTTTATCTTATTCAAAGAATCCAAGACGAAGTTCACCGCTTTGCGATTACATTCCACCGCCAGTTAAGAGGCAAAAGCGTCATTCAATCTGAATTGGATGAGATACCGGGAGTAGGGGAGAAACGAAGAAGGCTATTACTAAGACATTTTC
- the trxA gene encoding thioredoxin: MAIVKASDATFNEETGQGLVLADFWATWCGPCKMIAPVLEEIDGEMNDKLKIVKLDVDENQETASKFGVMSIPTLLLFKDGEVVDQVVGYQPKEALEELINKHA, from the coding sequence ATGGCAATTGTAAAAGCATCCGATGCTACTTTTAATGAGGAAACTGGTCAAGGATTAGTATTAGCTGATTTCTGGGCAACTTGGTGTGGCCCTTGTAAAATGATTGCACCTGTATTGGAAGAAATCGATGGAGAGATGAACGATAAATTAAAAATCGTGAAACTTGATGTAGATGAAAACCAAGAAACAGCTAGTAAATTTGGAGTAATGAGTATTCCAACATTGCTTCTTTTCAAAGATGGAGAAGTAGTAGACCAAGTCGTTGGTTACCAACCAAAAGAAGCACTAGAAGAACTTATCAACAAACACGCATAA
- a CDS encoding DUF350 domain-containing protein, producing MNGFWENTFIDTAARYSVAILCLIVFLAIFELVTSYKNWEEIKKGNFSVAMATGGKIFGIANIFRYSIEHNDTLLESMMWGVFGFVLLLTGYFIFEFLTPTYKIDKEIENDNRAVGFISMVISVGLSFVIGASIG from the coding sequence ATGAATGGGTTTTGGGAGAATACGTTTATAGATACCGCCGCAAGATATAGCGTCGCGATTTTATGTTTGATTGTGTTTTTAGCGATTTTCGAACTTGTCACGTCATATAAAAATTGGGAAGAAATAAAAAAAGGAAATTTTTCTGTAGCGATGGCAACAGGTGGGAAGATTTTTGGGATTGCTAATATTTTTCGTTATTCGATTGAACATAACGATACGCTATTAGAAAGTATGATGTGGGGCGTTTTCGGTTTTGTATTACTACTCACTGGGTATTTTATTTTTGAATTCCTCACCCCAACTTATAAAATTGATAAAGAAATAGAAAATGATAATCGAGCAGTTGGTTTTATTTCCATGGTAATATCTGTTGGATTGTCGTTCGTAATAGGTGCGAGTATCGGGTAG
- a CDS encoding endonuclease MutS2 → MNERIFKVLEFERIVQLLQEQAASGLGKEKASKLKPLDTLEEVNELQAQTDEAAHVIRLFGNVPLGGIFDIRPHVKRSQIGGALSAKECLDIASTIYGSKQLKRFIEDIEEPELPILRDLTDQIVPLNQLEREIKSCIDDNGHVMDGASEKLRTIRSKIRTNESRVRDKLESYTRTKSKMLSDAIITIRNERYVLPVKQEYRGSIGGIVHDQSASGATLFMEPQAVVELNNQLQEAKVQEKTEIDRILRELSALVAEDATILLQVVEVLAVIDFMFARAKLGNQMKAARPTMNDRGIIKMKQARHPLLPMDEVVANDVEIGESYRAIVITGPNTGGKTVTLKMIGLCTLMAQSGLQVPALDGCEMAVFSNVFADIGDEQSIEQSLSTFSSHMTNIVRILHELDERSLVLFDELGAGTDPQEGAALAMAILDEVVQKNARIIATTHYPELKAYGYNREGVVNASVEFDIETLSPTYRLLIGVPGRSNAFEISRRLGLQERIITSAQSHIGTDSRSVENMIASLEASRRGAEQDYEEAMELLREAEQLREELEQQWSQFEAKKEQLYRKAEEKAEKAIEKAKEEAEEIVKELRSKRNQAALKEHEWIEARKLFEDAQPKLAKEKGKQVKPKQENRALQPGDEVTLLTLNQQGTILNKINDHEYQVQVGIMKVKAKRNELKFVKGKEPLIEKPMATIKGSNYHVKPELDLRGERFEDALHQLEKYVDDALLANYPRVSIIHGKGTGALRKGVQEFAKRHPQITSYRDGGMNEGGSGATILEFK, encoded by the coding sequence ATGAACGAACGAATCTTTAAGGTGCTGGAATTTGAACGAATCGTCCAGCTGCTTCAAGAGCAAGCTGCTTCCGGACTTGGTAAAGAAAAAGCAAGCAAATTAAAGCCTTTAGATACATTGGAAGAAGTGAATGAGCTACAAGCTCAGACGGATGAGGCGGCACATGTTATCCGTTTATTTGGAAATGTGCCACTCGGTGGTATTTTCGATATTAGACCACATGTAAAACGTTCACAAATTGGGGGTGCACTCAGTGCCAAAGAATGCTTAGATATTGCAAGCACGATTTATGGCAGTAAACAACTGAAACGTTTCATAGAAGATATAGAAGAGCCGGAGCTCCCTATCTTACGAGATTTAACGGATCAAATCGTACCTCTCAATCAACTAGAGCGGGAAATTAAAAGTTGTATTGATGACAATGGACACGTTATGGACGGAGCTTCAGAAAAATTGCGGACCATTCGCTCGAAAATTAGAACAAATGAGAGTAGAGTCCGAGATAAGCTAGAGTCCTATACAAGAACGAAGTCCAAAATGTTGTCAGACGCCATTATTACAATTCGAAACGAACGGTATGTACTCCCCGTTAAACAAGAATATAGAGGCTCTATCGGTGGAATCGTGCACGACCAATCTGCCTCTGGAGCGACTTTATTCATGGAACCACAGGCGGTGGTGGAGCTGAATAATCAATTACAAGAAGCAAAGGTTCAAGAAAAAACAGAAATCGATCGGATTTTAAGAGAATTATCTGCGCTTGTGGCAGAAGATGCAACGATTCTTTTACAGGTTGTAGAAGTACTAGCTGTTATCGACTTTATGTTTGCTCGCGCGAAGCTTGGTAATCAAATGAAGGCTGCAAGACCAACGATGAATGATAGAGGAATAATTAAGATGAAGCAAGCACGTCATCCTCTATTACCGATGGACGAAGTAGTAGCGAATGATGTAGAAATCGGTGAAAGTTATCGGGCAATCGTGATTACAGGGCCAAATACAGGTGGGAAAACCGTCACATTAAAAATGATTGGTTTATGTACATTGATGGCACAATCAGGGCTACAAGTTCCTGCATTAGATGGCTGTGAAATGGCTGTATTTTCAAATGTGTTTGCCGATATTGGAGATGAGCAGTCCATTGAACAAAGCTTAAGTACCTTTTCCTCCCATATGACGAACATTGTTCGCATTTTGCATGAGCTAGATGAACGATCCCTCGTTCTATTTGACGAGCTCGGTGCAGGGACAGATCCCCAAGAAGGTGCAGCTTTAGCCATGGCAATTTTAGATGAAGTGGTACAGAAAAATGCGAGAATTATTGCGACGACTCACTATCCAGAGCTGAAAGCCTATGGGTATAACCGAGAAGGAGTAGTGAATGCTTCTGTCGAATTTGATATTGAGACATTGAGTCCCACTTACCGATTACTGATTGGAGTTCCAGGTCGAAGTAATGCATTTGAAATTTCTCGTAGACTAGGCTTACAAGAGAGGATTATTACATCTGCTCAAAGTCATATTGGAACCGATTCTCGAAGTGTAGAAAATATGATCGCTTCCCTGGAAGCGTCCAGAAGAGGCGCCGAGCAAGATTACGAAGAAGCCATGGAGCTTTTAAGAGAAGCGGAGCAGCTTCGAGAAGAGCTTGAGCAGCAATGGAGCCAATTTGAAGCAAAAAAAGAACAGTTATATCGAAAAGCAGAGGAAAAAGCGGAAAAAGCTATTGAAAAAGCAAAAGAAGAGGCGGAGGAAATTGTAAAAGAGCTTAGAAGTAAACGAAACCAAGCTGCACTCAAGGAGCATGAGTGGATTGAAGCGAGAAAGCTGTTTGAGGATGCGCAGCCAAAGCTTGCGAAGGAAAAAGGAAAACAAGTGAAGCCCAAGCAAGAGAACCGAGCCTTACAACCAGGTGATGAGGTGACTTTGTTAACCTTAAACCAACAAGGAACGATTTTAAATAAGATAAATGATCATGAATATCAAGTACAGGTCGGAATCATGAAAGTGAAGGCAAAACGAAATGAACTAAAATTTGTTAAAGGTAAAGAGCCACTAATAGAAAAACCAATGGCTACTATTAAAGGCTCTAACTATCATGTGAAACCAGAGCTTGATTTACGAGGAGAACGGTTTGAGGATGCTTTACATCAATTAGAAAAATATGTAGATGATGCACTTCTAGCTAATTATCCTCGTGTGTCCATAATCCATGGGAAGGGGACTGGAGCATTGCGCAAAGGCGTTCAGGAGTTTGCAAAACGACATCCACAAATTACGAGTTACCGAGATGGTGGGATGAATGAAGGCGGAAGCGGTGCAACGATTTTAGAGTTTAAATAG
- the polX gene encoding DNA polymerase/3'-5' exonuclease PolX, protein MSIDKKDVIRLLETIAIYLELKGENTFKVSAYRKAAQALETDDRSLSEIEDFTKINGIGKGTSSVISEYVENGESETLAALEKEVPNGLIPLLDVPGLGGKKLAKLYQELGVVDANSLVEACENGSVEGLSGFGKKSAEKIAKAIKERTNRPERLPIAFMLPIAERIEQYLAKLEGVERFSRAGSIRRLSETVKDIDFIIATTNPTQVKEALLNIDQTIDVVASGETKVSIVLDEGYHVNVDFRMVEPQEFITTLHHFTGSKDHNVAMRQLAKQYNQKINEYGVENTETSEVLTFESEKTFFQHFGLPYIPPEMRENMGEVDINKAIEVVSKEDIRGDLHMHTTWSDGAQSVEEMVQSAREIGYEFIAITDHSKFLRVANGLDEARLRKQREEIHRLNEKYSDIHIFAGVEMDILPDGTLDFSDDFLRELDYVIGAIHSSFNQSEEQIMNRLRTAIENPYVNVIAHPTGRVIGRRPGYAANVEALIKGAAETGTVLELNANPNRFDLSAEWVKRAQEAGVHIAINTDAHNYRTLKFMELGVGVARKGWLRKENVINTWKKEDLMKFFSRHR, encoded by the coding sequence ATGTCGATAGATAAAAAAGATGTCATCCGTTTATTGGAGACCATTGCCATCTACTTAGAGCTTAAAGGAGAAAACACATTCAAGGTTTCTGCCTATCGAAAAGCAGCCCAAGCACTGGAAACCGATGATCGTTCTTTATCAGAAATTGAGGACTTTACCAAAATAAATGGTATAGGGAAGGGGACGTCTTCCGTCATTTCGGAATATGTGGAAAATGGTGAATCCGAAACCTTAGCTGCGTTAGAAAAAGAAGTTCCAAATGGATTAATACCGCTCTTAGACGTACCAGGACTTGGTGGAAAAAAATTAGCGAAGCTGTATCAAGAACTAGGCGTTGTTGATGCTAACTCACTCGTAGAAGCTTGTGAGAATGGATCTGTTGAAGGGCTCAGTGGTTTCGGGAAAAAGTCTGCAGAAAAAATTGCAAAAGCCATTAAAGAAAGAACGAATCGTCCAGAGAGATTGCCGATTGCCTTTATGCTTCCTATAGCTGAACGAATTGAGCAGTATTTAGCTAAATTAGAAGGAGTAGAGCGCTTTTCACGAGCAGGAAGCATCCGGCGTTTGAGTGAGACGGTTAAAGATATAGACTTCATTATTGCAACAACGAATCCTACACAAGTAAAAGAAGCATTGCTAAACATTGACCAAACGATTGATGTGGTTGCATCTGGCGAGACGAAGGTATCCATCGTCTTGGACGAAGGGTATCACGTAAATGTAGACTTTCGTATGGTAGAGCCGCAAGAGTTTATTACTACACTGCACCATTTTACAGGCTCAAAAGACCACAATGTGGCCATGCGGCAGTTAGCAAAGCAGTATAACCAAAAAATTAATGAATACGGTGTAGAAAACACAGAAACGAGCGAAGTGCTTACCTTTGAAAGTGAAAAGACATTCTTTCAACATTTTGGACTTCCCTATATTCCACCTGAAATGAGAGAAAATATGGGGGAAGTGGATATAAACAAAGCCATCGAAGTCGTGAGCAAAGAAGATATTCGAGGGGATCTCCACATGCATACGACATGGAGTGATGGTGCTCAATCTGTGGAAGAAATGGTTCAATCCGCTCGAGAGATAGGCTATGAATTTATTGCTATAACCGATCACTCCAAATTTTTACGTGTTGCCAATGGTTTAGATGAAGCTAGACTGAGAAAACAACGAGAAGAAATTCATCGACTAAATGAAAAATATTCGGATATTCACATTTTTGCTGGGGTAGAAATGGATATTTTACCAGATGGTACGTTGGACTTTTCGGATGACTTCTTACGTGAATTAGATTATGTCATTGGTGCTATTCATTCCAGCTTTAATCAATCAGAAGAGCAGATTATGAACAGATTGCGTACCGCTATAGAAAATCCATATGTGAACGTAATTGCGCATCCTACCGGTCGCGTAATTGGCAGAAGGCCAGGCTATGCCGCAAATGTAGAAGCCCTAATTAAAGGTGCAGCAGAAACAGGAACGGTTTTAGAGTTGAATGCAAACCCAAACCGATTTGATTTATCTGCGGAATGGGTGAAACGAGCCCAAGAAGCCGGTGTTCACATTGCGATTAATACGGATGCACATAACTATCGAACATTAAAGTTTATGGAACTTGGAGTTGGGGTAGCTCGTAAAGGGTGGTTAAGAAAAGAAAATGTTATCAATACTTGGAAGAAAGAAGACTTAATGAAATTTTTTTCAAGACATAGATAG
- a CDS encoding CvpA family protein: MMDILLLGILILGIFVGLRRGFILQLLHVLGFIISFIIAVLYYDELSPKLTLWIPYPELPTDSTWAIFLDSLPLENAFYNAVSFAILFFGSKIVLQIVANMLDFVASLPILNTLNGWLGAVLGFIETYVLLFVLLYIAALVPIDFVQKSIADSGIATFMIEHTPILSKQIETLWFEHVAGMFSTK, translated from the coding sequence ATGATGGATATATTGCTTTTGGGAATACTTATATTAGGAATTTTTGTAGGGTTGAGGAGAGGCTTTATTCTTCAGCTTTTACACGTATTGGGATTTATCATTTCATTTATTATCGCTGTTTTGTATTATGATGAGCTATCGCCAAAGCTAACTTTATGGATTCCTTATCCGGAATTACCTACTGATTCTACATGGGCAATTTTTTTGGACTCATTACCGCTAGAAAACGCCTTTTATAATGCAGTATCGTTTGCGATTTTGTTTTTTGGATCAAAAATCGTTCTTCAAATTGTAGCAAATATGTTAGACTTTGTCGCATCTTTACCAATATTAAATACATTAAATGGATGGTTAGGTGCTGTACTCGGTTTTATAGAAACGTATGTGCTATTATTTGTCCTGCTCTATATTGCAGCGCTTGTACCAATTGATTTTGTCCAAAAATCCATTGCTGACTCTGGGATAGCTACGTTTATGATTGAACACACCCCGATTCTTTCCAAGCAAATTGAAACACTTTGGTTTGAGCATGTAGCTGGTATGTTTTCAACTAAATAA
- the zapA gene encoding cell division protein ZapA produces MSQSDKTRTTVDIHNRSYTIVGEEPAHHVRMVASLVDQKMREIHAANNKLDTTSLAVLTAVNTMNDYLKLKEDYAELLGSIKKKEE; encoded by the coding sequence ATGTCCCAGTCAGATAAAACTCGTACTACTGTTGATATACATAACCGTTCTTATACCATTGTTGGGGAGGAGCCTGCCCATCATGTTCGTATGGTTGCAAGTCTAGTAGATCAAAAAATGCGTGAAATTCATGCAGCCAACAATAAATTAGATACAACTAGTTTAGCAGTTTTAACTGCTGTTAATACCATGAATGATTATTTAAAGTTGAAAGAGGACTATGCCGAACTTCTAGGTTCAATAAAAAAGAAAGAGGAATAG
- the rnhC gene encoding ribonuclease HIII translates to MSHVVLKLSAEKIKELEAHYQSNLKEAPTGAIFAAKTGNSSITAYKSGKVLFQGKAAEEEAAKWGTPDVGAKSATTSKKPTHDYAPPSSLFTSSHIGSDEAGTGDYFGPITVAAAYVTKEQIPLLKELGVQDSKNLNDEKITVIAKDLVRMKLPYSLVILHNEKYNQVQLNGWSQGKMKTMLHHTAINKLLKKIAPEQPKGILIDQFSEPHFYQNHLRSEKEKLQEKVYFMTKAESFSIAVAAGSIIARASFVKEMDKLSDQLGISLPKGASKKVDQVAATILKKHGKQELARYAKMHFANTQKAMKY, encoded by the coding sequence ATGTCACACGTTGTGTTAAAGTTATCGGCAGAAAAAATAAAGGAGCTAGAAGCCCATTACCAATCCAACTTAAAAGAAGCACCTACAGGGGCGATATTCGCTGCTAAAACAGGAAATAGTTCCATTACGGCTTATAAATCTGGCAAAGTATTGTTTCAAGGAAAAGCGGCGGAGGAAGAAGCAGCAAAATGGGGGACACCAGATGTAGGAGCAAAATCGGCAACAACCTCTAAAAAGCCTACACATGATTATGCACCACCGAGTTCGTTATTCACCTCTTCCCATATCGGATCAGACGAAGCAGGAACGGGAGATTATTTTGGCCCGATTACGGTCGCGGCGGCGTACGTTACAAAAGAACAAATTCCGCTTCTTAAAGAGCTCGGCGTTCAGGATTCCAAAAATTTGAATGATGAAAAAATCACCGTGATTGCTAAGGACCTTGTCCGTATGAAATTACCTTATTCCTTAGTTATTTTACATAATGAAAAATATAATCAAGTCCAATTAAACGGATGGTCCCAAGGTAAAATGAAAACAATGCTGCATCATACCGCTATTAATAAGCTGTTAAAGAAGATTGCACCTGAACAGCCAAAGGGCATCTTAATTGACCAATTTTCGGAGCCACATTTTTATCAAAATCATTTACGCTCAGAAAAAGAGAAGCTTCAAGAGAAGGTGTATTTCATGACGAAAGCGGAGAGTTTCTCAATCGCAGTTGCAGCTGGCTCCATTATTGCAAGAGCTAGCTTTGTTAAAGAAATGGATAAATTGTCCGACCAATTAGGTATCTCCTTACCAAAAGGTGCTTCAAAAAAAGTGGATCAAGTCGCAGCCACAATATTGAAGAAGCATGGAAAACAAGAACTAGCGAGATACGCTAAAATGCATTTTGCGAATACACAAAAGGCGATGAAGTACTAA
- the pheT gene encoding phenylalanine--tRNA ligase subunit beta: protein MFVSLNWLKNYVDIDGISPDELAEKITKSGIEVEGIEYVAEKSTNVVIGYVESCEKHPNADKLNLCQVNVGNEVLQIVCGAPNVAHGQKVAVAKPGAVLPGNFKIKKAKLRGVESNGMICSLQELGVDEKFVPKDIADGIFVFPDHVEVGADATKELNLNDAILELGLTPNRSDALSMLGVAYEVAAILDLPIKLPDVEVNPSDGKASDKVSVLVEAQDLNPYYGAFVIENIEVGPSPLWMKNYLIAAGIRPINNVVDITNYVLLEYGQPLHAFDYDQFGSNEVVVRRAKDGEVIQTLDEQERKLSTDHLVITNGKDPVALAGVMGGANSEVSDQTKTVLLEAAYFSPAAVRTSSKDHGLRSESSARFEKGVDPNRVQLAGLRACQLLSQYANGTVLSGVVEHDQLGKQEKTVKMNVSKVNDRLGTTISNEEAADILRKLRFEFQADGENFTVSIPTRRQDITIFEDMVEEIARIYGYDRLPYTLPQGASQAGGLTNYQLLKREVKRFLEGVGLSETITYSLTSDERANMLVSPEIKEVSVRPVRLAMPMSEDHSTLRLSILPELLASLGYNVARKQQNLAYYEVGTVFASQEEETTKQPDERLRVAGALTGTWLEQPWQQERKEVDFYLVKGIVEGLLSKLSVTAHVVQTKLDGLHPGRTAQLFVGETSIGFIGQLHPTLQKAFGLKDTYVFDLDLEFLFRVHEDEPSFEKIPRFPSVSRDIALVVEENIQAGKVQATIEEVGGPLLQDVQVFDVYQGEHLAKGKKSIAFNLLYLDPERTLTDEEVEESYQAILEAVKDKHQAELRG from the coding sequence ATGTTTGTTTCCTTGAATTGGTTGAAAAATTATGTAGATATAGACGGCATTTCACCAGATGAATTAGCAGAAAAGATTACAAAGTCTGGAATCGAAGTAGAAGGTATTGAGTATGTTGCGGAGAAAAGCACCAATGTCGTAATCGGCTATGTAGAATCATGTGAAAAGCATCCAAATGCGGATAAGCTAAACCTTTGCCAGGTAAATGTAGGGAATGAAGTATTACAAATCGTTTGTGGAGCTCCTAACGTGGCCCATGGACAAAAGGTTGCAGTTGCTAAACCAGGAGCTGTATTACCAGGAAACTTCAAAATTAAAAAAGCGAAGCTCCGAGGCGTGGAATCTAATGGAATGATTTGTTCCTTGCAAGAGCTCGGAGTCGACGAAAAATTTGTACCAAAAGACATAGCAGATGGGATTTTTGTCTTCCCGGATCATGTTGAAGTTGGGGCAGATGCGACAAAAGAACTTAATTTAAATGATGCGATTTTAGAATTAGGACTTACACCAAACCGTTCCGATGCTTTAAGCATGCTAGGGGTAGCATATGAGGTAGCGGCGATTCTGGATTTACCGATTAAACTACCAGACGTAGAGGTGAATCCATCTGATGGGAAAGCAAGTGATAAGGTATCTGTCCTAGTGGAAGCTCAAGATTTAAATCCTTATTATGGAGCGTTTGTTATTGAAAATATTGAAGTTGGTCCATCCCCATTATGGATGAAAAATTATTTGATTGCGGCAGGGATTCGACCAATCAATAATGTAGTCGATATTACAAACTATGTTTTACTAGAGTATGGCCAACCGTTACATGCATTTGATTACGACCAATTTGGTTCTAATGAAGTGGTAGTACGACGAGCAAAGGATGGAGAAGTCATCCAAACGTTAGATGAACAAGAAAGAAAATTATCAACTGATCATTTAGTGATTACAAATGGAAAAGATCCAGTAGCACTAGCCGGTGTAATGGGTGGAGCGAATTCAGAAGTTTCGGATCAAACGAAAACCGTTTTACTAGAGGCAGCCTATTTTAGTCCAGCTGCGGTTCGTACCTCGTCTAAAGACCATGGTCTTCGTAGTGAATCTAGTGCCCGATTTGAAAAAGGAGTCGATCCGAACCGTGTTCAATTAGCTGGACTTCGAGCGTGTCAATTACTCAGCCAATATGCAAACGGAACCGTTTTAAGCGGGGTTGTCGAGCATGACCAATTGGGTAAACAGGAAAAAACGGTGAAAATGAATGTATCCAAAGTGAATGATCGCCTTGGAACAACGATCTCGAATGAGGAAGCGGCAGATATATTACGTAAGCTCCGGTTTGAATTCCAAGCGGATGGAGAGAATTTCACCGTATCTATTCCTACTCGTAGGCAAGACATTACGATTTTTGAGGACATGGTGGAAGAAATCGCTCGGATTTATGGCTATGATCGTTTGCCTTATACGTTGCCACAAGGTGCTTCTCAAGCAGGTGGTTTAACGAACTATCAGCTTCTAAAACGAGAAGTGAAGAGATTTTTGGAAGGGGTCGGGTTGTCTGAAACGATCACATACTCTTTAACTAGCGATGAAAGAGCCAACATGCTAGTAAGTCCAGAAATTAAAGAAGTTTCTGTTCGACCTGTTCGCCTAGCGATGCCTATGAGTGAAGACCATAGTACACTGCGATTAAGTATTCTTCCAGAGCTATTGGCTTCCCTTGGCTACAATGTAGCGAGAAAGCAACAAAACCTAGCTTATTATGAAGTAGGCACGGTCTTTGCTTCACAGGAAGAAGAAACAACAAAGCAGCCGGATGAACGCTTACGTGTAGCTGGAGCTTTAACGGGAACATGGTTAGAACAGCCATGGCAGCAAGAGAGAAAAGAAGTAGATTTTTATTTGGTTAAAGGAATTGTAGAAGGGTTGCTTTCTAAGCTTTCCGTAACCGCTCATGTTGTACAAACAAAATTGGACGGCTTGCACCCAGGTCGAACCGCACAGCTTTTTGTTGGGGAAACGTCTATTGGCTTTATTGGTCAACTACACCCCACTCTTCAAAAAGCGTTTGGTTTAAAAGATACGTATGTGTTTGATTTAGACCTTGAATTCTTATTCCGTGTTCATGAGGATGAACCAAGCTTTGAGAAAATTCCGCGCTTCCCATCTGTCTCTAGAGATATTGCGCTTGTCGTGGAGGAAAATATTCAAGCTGGTAAAGTTCAAGCGACGATTGAAGAAGTAGGAGGACCACTCCTTCAAGACGTGCAAGTCTTTGATGTGTATCAAGGGGAGCATCTAGCAAAAGGTAAAAAATCCATTGCGTTTAATCTCCTTTATCTTGACCCAGAAAGAACGCTTACCGATGAGGAAGTAGAGGAATCGTATCAAGCGATTCTTGAAGCGGTTAAAGATAAACATCAAGCAGAATTACGAGGGTAA